The genomic window cttaTTTCGAGTTTTTTCGAAATGCAGTTTCGCTCGAAGGGCTCAGGAGTTCGTTCGAATTTTCCAACAACGACCGAACGGTTTCGATTTTGTGTTTCGCATTGTTTCCCATTTCTGCTTCTACCGATCTTCTCAACTTTTCGCTTCGTCCCGAAGCGGCAGATCGTAGAGCGACGCGTGGCTAATACACGGAATAGTAACCGACACCTTTTACTTCAGGTCCGGTCCACAAGAGCCAATCGTTTGTCCGATTGGTCCCGGCTATCGGCGAgcattgttcaatttttgaaaaatcgtgcTTCGACTGTTTCTTGACCGCCGACCAACAAAAGAGAGCTAACAACCTCTCAGGGTGGCCGAAGCCCATTCCTCGGCTAACTAGAGTTTGATCCTGGAAGGTAGAATCAGAGAGGTTGACGGCTGCGGGAAGGAGGTTCAAAGCAGTGGCAACGATCCTCCGACACCGACGTCcgcaaaaaataattccgaaGACCGTGGCTCCTCGTGACGGAAACGCATCGCATCGCGCCGCGTGCCAATAAACGCCCTCAGACGAACCCTGAGTGTGGGGGGCAAGCCTCACGGGGTGATCACCTTAATTCGGGTCCTTAATTTGAAAGTCAGCCGAGGCGGCGTGGTGGCTCAGTTAGTTAACACCTCTCTGTGTTTGCCCAAAAAGGTCGTCTATGTCTGTTTGTATTTACCGTCGATGTTGATGCAAGGATTTCCCAGCGTGTTACGTGCCAAATAGTTATGCATCTATTTACCTATACGTGtactgtaaaaatttaaaacggtACATTTGcttgcaaaaaatttcgccGATTAAGTGTAATTGAACGGAAACAATTATGGTTAGATTTATCACTATTCTGcatatatttcaataaaaacgtTAGAATTCCTCTTTGGACGAGATATTTTCCGTCAACTGTCCTAAATTCTAGTCGTGACTAAAAAATGTTCCTACTGTTTTTGAGAAGACTCGTCGTTCCATATTCACCTGATATTCTTATTCCAtgcaccgagagaaatttttagttccggttaccgctcagttctCAAAtgttttcatcttttaccacaatcgaaaaatgtagttctaggtagaaaatgaaaattagttttctagctgttaccggaaagtctggtatccgttactctattctttctcattacgatctctgttgctatattttcttgtaattgttgcgaaaatttaatgcttgtgcaacaataaattgacgtaaaagacttgtttagctaaaaacgtagagtaaacctcacaaaccgattatgcgttgcaataaccaaaatgattacgcgtacctcgtttttcgtaattccaacaatattcaaacagtttttttaacgatacccgttttacGGAATTTCTCTACCTACtacaagaaatgaaatttttctcagtgcgaGCACACATCGACGGGTAAAATAATTTCGCTAACATTTAGGTATACCTACCTACATCTCTTGACAGATTTTGGACTAAGGTGAACGCGTTCAGGGTGGTTAACAACTAGGCGGAGCTGCATACACGcaattgcaaataaaaattagaaaaccCTGGCCTCGGCTCGGTAATTAAATCGAGTCCCCTGTAAATCGCGTACCAACGGTAGATGAAGGGAGGTAAAGTCGTCCGTAAATCACTGCTGGAAAACCACGGTCGTTTTCGAACCCTTCGCAGTTGAGCGTTAATTTTCCGCAAGGCGAGTGGAATGACGAAAAATCGCGGTGAATATATTTACACGGGAGTGCCGGCGGAGCGTAGGAAACGGAGGGCGGAGCTTCCGGAATTCGGCCAATGAAGGGCCGGTGGGTCGGGCCTCGGAAAGTACAGTCGGAAGCGCAAAGCGATACGCCGGACGATCGTAACCCGACAATTCTCACGTTCGGATTTTCATGGGGTTCAATTCCCGCCGATGCGATGTGACATCGAACCGTACGACCCGCGAAGGCTGAATTCTCCTCGCGTGTCTCCGACTCCGTTCCCGGCCGCGACGTGTACTCGTCAATTATTGTAAGTACACCTATCGTGCTTTATATATAGAGGACACGGATCTACGGACATGATGGAAGACTGGATATGTTCATTCCCTCGTCGTGTGCCGACGTAACTCCCGCCTCGCGTTACCTCACCCAGCCAAGACGGCAGGCGCTTCATTTTCTAATGACGGGTAGTTAATTATGCATCGGCAAAGCCGCGTCTCAAAGAACGCGAGGACTTCCAGCCGCGTTAACGAGACGAGGTGACGGTGTTGTACGCGACGTCGGAGAATATCCAGCTTCGCATACTCGGATTGATTGCTGGCCGATCGCAAACGAGAATGGCGGATCGAGGTCGGTCGTCGGAAATACCGAATCACGGTTGTACCCTTGACAACTTACACCGATGCTATTTTCGGGACGTTTGTAAAACCGGTTTACCGAAGAGCACTGCAGTTTCGTCGGTAATGATTTCTCAGATTGCAAAGTTGATTAATTGAAAGGTTGGTCAATTCGCGCGGAGTCCAAGTGCAGCTGAGTTCAACTCGAGAGATGGCAACAGCTATTAACGGTTGTCCATATTCGTACGAGAAGAGGATGATGCCACTCAAACAATCACCTGCAACGAAACGGTAACTCTGTACGAGTATCCGATATTTCACTCCTTCGCCAATGTTAATTCTTCCTACTTTTTCACGAATTACAACGATTAAAACTGTCATTAATTCTGATCAGCGATTATTCTTGAAGATTCAATACGAAAATCGGTTACTCTTTATGTGATAAAGAAATTTCTACCTACACGAGTAATAAATTAATCACGCCATATTTTCGTTTCCTACTCACGCGAAATCATTCATCATGAGTAAGCGGAGAGAATTGCATGAGGTAAGAAACGGGTAGGATTGCATTAAATGCGTATGGATACGTGCAGTCGAAGTGACCTTAATCACTCatattaaacaattaattaacGACGTGAGCGTGGTATAATTGAAGCATAAGTCAAAGTGTTTGGGAGTCGTGAGCGGAGATCGTGATCAGCATGACGTGACCCGGTGTACTCGATGCTCGTCCATCATTCGGTCTTTGACAAGTTGTGGCAAATTTGAAGAATAGTATACTAAACGCGTGGTTCATAGTTTATATTATTGTTGACAGGGTATCGGTTAATTGTTAATACCCAGAACTCGTCGTTGAACGATGTGGATTAATTTAAGCGAGAAAAAGAAGCACCGCGCGGTATCGAAAGGGTGAAGTGAAAGGGGAGcgggtggaaaatttttaagaaaacgcgtaaaattgaatttcgtttAAACCGTTTAATCCGAGCATCGAAGCGATCGGTAGATTGTTTAGTGTCTCTCTCCCCGCGGTTGTCCTTCCGTTTCTCTCCGTCCTCCTCGGCTCCCTCGACGCGTTTCGGTGGAATCATGCTAAACGACGAGAGATCAAAGATGCCGCCCAGCATCCAGTGGCGGACCTATCATAATAATTTGGGAACTAGCGCCCTTTGTATCAGGATAGGAAAGCCGACAGCCTGAAAAGGCCTCTGGGCTACGGGGCGAGTCCGCCGAGTATACTAAATCCAGCCTAAAAGGACTCTAAAAAGATTTTTACTCATTTCGGACGCTTGCAGGCAGCAACGCGCACGCTCAAAGCTGCAGACCCTGCGCAGATGCGTCTTCCGTCGACGCGCTTCGACCTTCAATAAAAtagtaggtaggtaggtatcgTCTCAACTTAATTTGAGGCAGATGCCGAACATTTTCAcacgcgtatacatatattatgcatgtatatatattatgtatacgtgtatacataccCTTAAAGCACAATCATTAGACATCCGAGTCTATGGGATTAATTTTAGATTATACACCCTTATTTTGCAGGTCAGTTCTTTTATCTCACCTTACGTTTCATCGTTATTACgaatttattaattacgaTCACCGGTCATCTCGTGACTGAACACTGTGAAGggtggatatttttttacccccGTACAACCTGTGCAGAGTCACGTAATCCGGAAATATGAAAGGAAACGTCGGTAGATGCGCAGTTCGAACGTTCAAGTAACGTCGAATGTTTCTACGGGAGATGAgaatcttaatttttttgtcacgtgaaaaattttgagaagTCTTAAATCGTTTCGGACGTTTGCTTTATCGAAGCTTCATTATCCAAGAATTGTCAGGTGCcgctttaatttttcaacgtttgaaaattccaGTCTAACAAATGCACGAATTTAACTCTTGCTCGATTAAGTTTTACGCAATTAAACGTTTCAATAGGTTAGCAAGGttcgttttgaaatttttatcgatattgTAAGTCGTTGAGATTGTATTTATAATCCAAGAACCAATTGACCAAGAATTTTGTCTTGacagttttttgtttcttacagacaaattgaatttcctTCGATTAAATCCGTGCGCAAAAACTTATCGGAAACCTTATCGTTTCTTATATACGAGAAATAACCTGATAATCAATTTCTGATTGAAGTTGACACGCGAATACGACAATTGATTCTTTCCTCGCAAATTGGCATAAAATTGTTTGTTCGTCGATATTTTTGCGAGGGAAACTTGATCTTttccgaatttaaaaaattccaaccCCGTGTAAAAGAGCCGAGTTTCGGTAGGTTTTTAAAGAGAAACGTAGAACGTACTAAATCGAAAAGCTCCTGTCGCACCATTTCGCTCCCGGTTTCAGCAGCTTGACGTTAAGTACATCTCGTAAAAATTCCAATGGAACAGCGTCATTTTGCCGAGGGGTTGTTGGCGGCTCCGATTGGTGGGCCGTGCCTCCGTAGTAAACGCCCACCAAGAGAGACCCTGCCCTCTATTAGGAGCTTTGATCTCTGCCGCCTCCCTCCCACATCGACTCCAAGTGGAAATACCGCCCGAGAACCTTCGAATCATTCGGAGTCCACTGGCTTTGAGCGCTGCACCAACGCACGAGGGCAGTGCCGCGTTTCCTTACGGTTAAACTCGTAGATCGACTCGAAAGTTGCGACATCGCGGGGCAAAAGTTTTTCGCGTTTCTACCCAGTCGTTGGGCCGATCGTCGAAATGGCTGCGAGGTTGAAGCATCGATGATTCCCCTCGAGGCTTACGCGGCGTGTGAAcgtaatgataataacgataataacgaATAAATCCGCCATGCGGGAACTCGAGATCGTTACTCGGTGAATCAGCGAGCTATACGTATATGGTCTGTTAAAGTGTCAATGATCGAGATTCCGCTTAAACGCGACTCGACTTCGCACCGAGAACCGTGAATGTTTCAGTGATAGTCGTTGTCGATAACCGTGAACATTGCACGCCGGTTGACTGGGTGGGACGACTTTGACACGTACGTAGAAGCGAGTGTTGAATAGTCAGTGACGCAGCGAGCCGGCGAAAGGTAAATTAGATCCGGCGAATAAACAGTGCTAGGTTAATCGACGTGTCAGTGTGGTGAATTACCGCATAACTCGCATGACAGTGACCGCGGATGTAGATCCGTCGATCGATTGACTGTGTTTGGCAAACCGTTCCTCGCGAGGTAGAAGGGAAAAGGGAATATCGCTCGGGGCTCCGAAAATCGGAGGGTGGGATGTGCAGCACCGAGATGACGGAGACGTGCACGATGTCACCGTCGACGATGACCTCCGGTGGACGCAAATCCGGGTGTCTCGGCTCTCCCGCGCACCGAAGAAGCCCCTCCCGGAGTCCGCCGAGGAGGGTCGAGGTCCAGGACGACGATGACGAGATCTCGGTCGGGTGTCCGAGTCCGTTGCCCCTCGTAGTCGCCGCTACGAACGAGGACGAGGAACGGTACAGCGCCTCGAGGGAGGACTACAGCGAACGGCTGAGCCCCAGGAGTTACCAGGACGAGATCGAGGACGACGAGAGATACTCGAGGGACGCGGACTACGGGATGTCGGCGAAAGCGAGACTCGCCGAGAGTCGCGTCCTCGAACGGGACGTGACGACGACGCTCAGGGATAACGACCGGATCGTTACCCCGACGACGGGAGGGCCCGACGACTACTTCAAGCCTCTGAAGAAGCTGAAGATGGTACAGATTCAGCAGTCcgacgaggaggacgaacgGGAACGGGACGCCAACGAACGCGGGGTCAAGTCCTTCAGCATCCTGGACATCCTGTCGCATCGACCCAAGGCGAAAATCGTCAGGCCGTGGGACACGGTCGAGTCGAATCACTCCCACCTCGGCCACCATCACCACCATCATCACTCCGGACCCAGAGATCTCTCCCTCGTCGGAATGTCCCTCGCGTCGATGTCCGGATCCATGAGCGAACCTCCGCTGAGTAGCTCCTCGTCATCCGGCAGGAGCTCCGTTTCAGATTCCGGAAGTCCGGATCCTCTCACCCACCATCATCACGCCCTCCACCACGGCATGCATCCCGGGCTTCACCACCACATGCAACAGTTTAAGAGGAAAATCCCACAGCAGCACAACTCCCAGGGTGGTCAGAACAGCAAACGGAGTCCCGGTCAAGGGAGTCCTTTGGACGCCCTCTTTCAAATGACGAGCAAAACTTTCGACGCCGGCGAGCACAGTCAAGGTGATTAGACATTTTCGTTCCGTTCTACTTTTCATTCAAGGAAAATTCAGGCCCGCCTTTCAGCGATCGGAAAGTGAGATTTTATCGAAGCCGAGGTCACACCAGCGGCTCGCGACACTTCTCAGAGTCACCGGTTGACTTGTGCTTGgtgtagaaaatgaaattgagggaatgagaaataaaaaaaaaaaaaaaatgaaaacaaaaaacggaATCCGTTGTGTACTTTTTAGTTTGGTTTAGCGATCGgatatacatttttctcgGAACGGAACCGACTGACGTCAGGCCTCCGAGCGTTGTACCGCCCAAGTAAATACCAGTCGATTTTACTAGCGAAGAAATAGTACGTTTTCGCAAAATGAAAGAGACGTCGTAAACCAATTTGCCGCTCGGGCCCCCTTCTAATAAACAATGAATGATCACGAGGTTCTCAGGTTCACAGTTCCTTAAGAgcagtaaaattttattttcacagcgatcgtaatgggGCTTTAGTAATTTTAATCCCGCTTTTAGATAATTTACCATTAGACCGATGCACCGACCAGCGCCCTCTTGCAGAGAACTGGATTTTACGATCTTTGCACCTCGACAAACACGAGCTGCAGATCGAGGCTCGAGACCCTCGTTCTGTGCATCGTAGGATTAAGAAAACggtgtttttttcaaaacgaaaCGGTAAAGTTTTGTCGGCGAGTGCGAACTGAGCGGTTGATTTTTAAAGTGCCGATGGACTCGGCATTCCCGATCCTCGCTTTGTTATCTCTGCACCTCGACGTTGCAAGTCCGGGAGAAAGACAGAGCCGAGCGTATATTCCTCGGTTTGCCTCCAGGGTCGGCAATTTAACATCACGccaatttttcccatttacTCGCGAATTTTATCACGTCCTGTTTACTCTGCAAAGTGGCGCTTGCCTTTGGCGTACGTCCGTTGGTTCCAGGTATCCACCTATCTTGCACCTTCGGTGCACCAGCAGCaccaacagcagcagcagcaaaaCCACCAACAGCACCATTGCCAACAAGAAGTGAGACTCCCCTTTCAATTCAATGGGAAATGCGCAAGACGGACGTAACGTACGCACGCGGATCGCGGGTTTTTGTTGGCATGAAAGAAAGGCGAATTTTCATTGTTACCACATTTCACAGACTGCCACTGCTTGTGCCGTTGCCGTCGGAAGTGAACCGAAGTGCAGTGGAGTCGGTAGGTGGGTTTCAAGGTGTTGCGTGCCGAGTCGGGTTCCTGCCCACGTATGCAAATTAGGCGACATATGCTGATAATAATGAATTGCCCTTAGGCACGTCCGTCATAAGCTGGGTACCGCACCGTTTACGCGTAACACACGCGTACTCCGCCTCGTAAACGTAGGTATCCCTGTCCCTTTCTTCCCCACCCCATTTGCTCCGATGCGGTAGTCTTGCGTAGGCCTAAAATTCGGTTCACTCCGCACTTCCCTCGAACGGTTGCTCTCCACTTCGTTGTTCTCATGTACACACATCGCATCTCTTAGCGGCCTCTCCTTTCAACGACTCATTCTTCTCCCCCCTTCGCCGCTAGTCGCGATATATTCTCAGCTCGTCGAATACTCCCCGATTCCAAATTGATCCACGTCCCTCTACCCTTCTCGCGAGTTATTTGACGGACATACTTTCGTTCTTTAACCCACCCCGATAGCTGTACGGCGGGACGAAGTATCGGTGGAAAAAAGTGATAACCAACGCTTAAGATTGCGGCATCGGCGATCGGTAAGCACGTGATTGAGCGCGCCGCTTCGTCCCGGTATCCGACATAAATTACGAATTACATTAAATCGTATTGTCCGGTGGATCGAGTAATGTTATTGGAAGCCTACGTGCCCCATCGGACGAAGGATCCACGCATATAGACTCGGCGCTCCGTTCACCCTTTCGCTCCCAGGATTCAAATTAGATTATGGGATGCCCGATGCGCAGGGGCCAGCACGGTAGCCTCACGCCTCTGCAATTTACTTCTGATTATTATGGTATCTATACTTACGCCGGACGGCATTCTTATCCGGTGCCGGTGCACCGCTCCTACACAATTCTGTGTCTTCTCTGTCCCTATCGAACCTGGTGAACTCTCCCTCATCGAATACCGGTCTGAGGATATCGATTTGCGGACATCGATTCATCCGCCGACTAACATAGCCAGACAAAGGAGTCCGTTTTGAAATATAAACCCTTGTATTCGCGGGTAAATACgtggaataataattatttccttaaaaaatttatggtaGCAACTTGTCGCGTCGTTCGTTACATCGCGAAATACAACGTTTGTTACAGCCCGTCGTGTTCTGTTCGAGGATATTGTAACCATTAGCCCGGTACCTAATTCGTTTCCATTCATCCGTAGTTTATTCGCTTCGCAAACGGCTCTCCTGCAACGAAagacagaaagagagagtgcTACTGAAGAAATCTCAAAGCAAGAAAACACGGCAAAGTTACGCCggttgacaaaaattttagtaCCTCTTTTATGTCGAGATTTTCTCTTCTATTCTCTTCCGAGGAGATTCTATTCATCTCCCCTTACCGTTTTTACCTTTcttttgagaaaattgattGCTCTCACATTATCTGCACGGATCACGTTACGGAATCTGAATTGTTCCGGGAAAGTATAGCCGTTCGTGGTTGTAGTATTTTGTATGCGAACTCGGCCGTTCGTTCTTTAATCTTTGGCTTACCTGATTTATTCCAAGAGTTACATCCGTGTGCAATGACATGGCAGGAAAGGAATTATTTGCTACTTTATATTTTCCCTAAGCACTACAAACAtgaaatttacattttcatgTAGAAACAGTTGACAACGATTACGAAAcatctgaaatgaaaaaagtttatgATATTTTCGAGTCTTCGAACAAACAACACACATAAATGCTGTTACTCTTCTTTCTGTAGTTATACCTGCTCACACAAATGATCAGGAAATATGTATCTTTGACATAATTTTTTGATCCTACAATTCAGTACATCTTTTACATTTGTagagaataaattttctgcCATAGTTCAAACATGATGTTGTCAATAGTGGTATTTGAGGTGAAAAAACTTGGAGAAATTATCGacaaagttcttgccaaaaatgAAACGGAGTATTTTCAACTTCAATTAATGGTCTCTGTCAACTTGAAGATTCGGAAATCTGATTATAAAACTCGTTTTCAACCATTTCGATATTCGGTATTTTTTCAcgatgaatttaaaatattcgaagcctacaaaaaaatgtctataaaaaaaaagtttccctTTTATTCAGGAT from Neodiprion lecontei isolate iyNeoLeco1 chromosome 1, iyNeoLeco1.1, whole genome shotgun sequence includes these protein-coding regions:
- the LOC124294664 gene encoding uncharacterized protein LOC124294664 translates to MCSTEMTETCTMSPSTMTSGGRKSGCLGSPAHRRSPSRSPPRRVEVQDDDDEISVGCPSPLPLVVAATNEDEERYSASREDYSERLSPRSYQDEIEDDERYSRDADYGMSAKARLAESRVLERDVTTTLRDNDRIVTPTTGGPDDYFKPLKKLKMVQIQQSDEEDERERDANERGVKSFSILDILSHRPKAKIVRPWDTVESNHSHLGHHHHHHHSGPRDLSLVGMSLASMSGSMSEPPLSSSSSSGRSSVSDSGSPDPLTHHHHALHHGMHPGLHHHMQQFKRKIPQQHNSQGGQNSKRSPGQGSPLDALFQMTSKTFDAGEHSQEQANHLNLFNNRQQPKKKRKSRTAFTNQQIFELEKRFLYQKYLSPADRDEIAAQLGLSNAQVITWFQNRRAKLKRDMEELKKDVQTVNPLLVAQHHKTFLENVQDLGILKKRPLPNSMDDKS